The Halomicronema hongdechloris C2206 genome includes a window with the following:
- a CDS encoding phosphoribulokinase, whose protein sequence is MASRPIILGIVGDSAAGKTTLTRGIAQILGEDQVTTICTDDYHRYDRQQRKEIGISAVHPDCNYIDIIQQHLGLLRTGQPILKPIYNHDTGKFDPPEYIFPRRFVIVEGLLGYYTRAARDSYDVKVYLAPPESLRAHWKIKRDTRKRGYTDEQVLAQLKQREPDSEAFIRPQRQWADVVVTFYPPNDGNGDQDDLLLNVRLVLRPTIPHPDFTHLLDDKNSHLGDAIRLELDRDMGKPVDVLGIDSRANAQQVQELERTLCNEIPYLGQFCSLEGNEDIGKVVGTTGEILQSYPLALTQLLITYHMLKAANIYK, encoded by the coding sequence ATGGCTAGTCGTCCCATTATTCTCGGCATTGTTGGTGATAGCGCTGCTGGGAAAACGACCTTAACCCGAGGCATTGCTCAGATCCTTGGTGAGGATCAAGTCACCACCATCTGCACCGACGACTACCACCGCTACGATCGACAACAGCGTAAAGAGATTGGTATTTCAGCCGTTCACCCTGACTGCAACTATATCGATATTATTCAGCAGCATCTGGGGCTATTGCGTACTGGCCAACCAATTCTCAAACCCATTTATAATCACGACACCGGAAAATTTGATCCCCCCGAATACATTTTTCCCCGCCGCTTTGTGATTGTTGAGGGGCTCTTAGGCTACTACACTCGGGCGGCCCGAGACAGCTACGATGTCAAAGTTTATTTGGCTCCTCCCGAATCGCTACGAGCCCATTGGAAGATCAAGCGAGATACTCGCAAGCGGGGCTACACCGATGAACAAGTGTTGGCTCAACTGAAGCAGCGAGAGCCAGATTCAGAGGCGTTCATTCGCCCCCAACGCCAGTGGGCGGATGTCGTGGTCACGTTTTATCCACCCAATGACGGTAATGGGGACCAAGATGATCTTCTGTTGAACGTGCGGCTAGTGCTGAGACCCACGATTCCCCATCCCGACTTTACCCATCTGTTAGACGACAAAAACTCTCATCTAGGGGATGCCATTCGTCTAGAGCTGGATCGAGACATGGGTAAACCAGTAGATGTGTTAGGGATCGATAGCCGCGCTAACGCCCAACAGGTGCAAGAGCTGGAACGTACCCTCTGCAACGAGATTCCTTATTTGGGGCAGTTTTGTAGCCTGGAAGGTAATGAAGATATCGGCAAAGTTGTGGGAACCACTGGCGAGATTTTGCAGAGTTATCCCCTGGCCCTCACCCAGTTACTAATTACGTATCACATGCTTAAGGCAGCCAACATTTACAAGTGA
- a CDS encoding GUN4 domain-containing protein: MNGGGLGRDTQLDWLIQITDADLSATDRDHRAQVFYQDLYDLPGLEEEALSYIVDTMTPEQGRIGVQLLDLPPHRLRAVLEAVCDRIYDDPCEICLQIKVHAAQLQVISRNFEDLEAIIQAAEHLLPAPRAFQALVERYARRHGELTPVEQANLDWLRHQLDLTKETADSLVAKALGPHRTRQDKLDHYRQVFQAELNRHSPISPDLWKELQLLANNLGLHPDDTEPIHQNYLATIRAIDLQPEPIEPPSPEPAPTPEPAPDPIEQYRTLFEDTIRTSLFPREFDQGRLEQARRIWELSPEQTQAVEVEVTANWYGSVASAAGVDYSRLRQLLWSGEWQAADQETEQAMLQAAGSHDMAPLTGDTVLQIPCTDLLTINQLWLHHSHGRFGFSRQRQIYADEQRRLDAFLQRLEWQRGLSLAGIALTPSPLNYSELQFDLNAPPGHLPSWRWACEAIESGYHLTDNVVDAFFLHLEKCMPSDIPDDTLFNIPEAL, translated from the coding sequence ATGAATGGAGGCGGCTTAGGACGCGATACTCAGCTTGACTGGCTGATTCAAATTACAGATGCCGATCTCAGTGCCACTGATCGGGATCACCGGGCCCAGGTCTTTTATCAGGATCTTTATGATCTCCCTGGCCTAGAGGAGGAAGCGCTGAGCTACATCGTCGATACGATGACTCCGGAGCAGGGGCGGATTGGGGTGCAGCTGCTAGACTTGCCTCCCCATCGATTGCGGGCAGTCTTGGAGGCGGTGTGCGATCGCATCTACGACGATCCCTGTGAAATTTGCCTTCAGATCAAAGTTCATGCAGCCCAACTCCAGGTCATCAGTCGCAACTTTGAAGACTTAGAAGCAATTATTCAGGCCGCCGAACACCTGCTGCCAGCCCCCCGAGCCTTCCAAGCCCTAGTCGAGCGCTATGCTCGCCGCCACGGTGAACTTACCCCCGTCGAACAAGCCAACCTAGACTGGTTGCGACACCAACTCGATTTGACCAAAGAAACTGCCGACAGTCTGGTGGCAAAAGCCTTAGGCCCCCATCGCACCCGACAAGACAAACTCGACCACTATCGTCAGGTATTTCAGGCTGAACTCAACCGACACTCACCCATTTCTCCAGACCTTTGGAAAGAGCTACAACTCTTAGCCAACAACCTCGGACTCCACCCAGACGACACCGAGCCCATTCACCAAAATTATCTAGCCACCATCAGGGCCATCGATCTCCAACCCGAGCCCATTGAACCGCCTTCACCCGAGCCAGCCCCGACTCCCGAGCCAGCCCCCGATCCCATCGAACAGTACCGCACCCTCTTCGAAGACACGATTCGGACCAGTCTTTTTCCCCGGGAGTTTGATCAAGGCCGCCTAGAACAAGCCCGCCGCATCTGGGAATTGTCCCCCGAGCAAACCCAGGCCGTCGAGGTTGAGGTTACAGCTAACTGGTACGGCAGCGTTGCCTCTGCAGCCGGAGTAGACTACTCGCGCCTGCGTCAACTGCTCTGGTCAGGAGAATGGCAAGCCGCCGATCAAGAAACCGAACAGGCCATGCTCCAAGCCGCTGGCAGCCATGACATGGCTCCCCTCACCGGAGATACCGTCCTACAGATCCCCTGCACTGACCTTTTGACCATCAATCAACTTTGGCTACACCACAGCCATGGTCGCTTCGGATTCAGTCGTCAACGGCAAATTTATGCTGATGAACAACGACGACTAGACGCTTTTCTACAACGCCTAGAGTGGCAAAGAGGCCTTTCCTTAGCCGGTATTGCCTTAACACCAAGCCCTCTAAACTACAGCGAACTACAATTTGATCTCAATGCCCCCCCGGGCCATCTCCCCAGTTGGCGCTGGGCCTGCGAAGCCATCGAAAGCGGCTATCATCTCACCGACAACGTTGTCGATGCCTTCTTCCTGCACCTGGAAAAGTGTATGCCTAGCGATATCCCCGACGACACCCTGTTCAATATCCCCGAAGCCCTCTGA
- a CDS encoding DNA-directed RNA polymerase subunit beta' codes for MAEQGANQSAAKLFRNRTIDKKQLKKLISWSFANFGTARTAQMADLIKDLGFRYATRAGVSISVEDLQVPPSKRQLLESAEEDIRITEERYTRGEITEVERFQKVIDTWNSTSEELKDQVVSNFKTNNPLNSVYMMAFSGARGNISQVRQLVGMRGLMANPQGAIIDLPIKTNFREGLTVTEYVISSYGARKGLVDTALRTADSGYLTRRLVDVSQDVIIREADCGTERGIPLRSMTDGERVLIPLEDRLLGRVLAQDVKHPETGDIIAHRNQGLSTDMAKLISKAGVDEVIVRSALTCEASRSVCQKCYGWSLAHSEMVDLGEAVGIIAAQSIGEPGTQLTMRTFHTGGTFTGEMAPQIRARLDGTLQLPKRFRSRTFRTRHGDDAMVIEANAELTIQGDGSSQTEALAQGSILFVKPGETVKKGDLVAEMPSTGRVRKVTEKATKDVTTDLSGEVKFAGLIQEEKTDRQGNMTRLAQRGGLLWVLSGEVYNLPPGAEPVVKNSDHVEADGILAETRLISERGGLVRLPQEAEGNTVREVEIITASVLLNQAAVRIESGQGREHYVLETANNQQFSLIATPGTKVTNNQVVAELVDERYRTPTGGILKYSGVEVAKKGKAKQGYEVVKGGTLLWIPEEAHEVNKDISLLLVEDGQYVEAGTEVVKDIFCQSNGVVEVVQKNDILREVLIKPGDLHMTDVSEDLMDKEATLVPPGEQLTPELTIEDLRYVEYVETPEGPALLLRPVIEFTIPDDPDVPSQESVNDAGGEIRLRAIQRIPYKDGERVKSVEGLELLRTQLLLEIEHDGPQLAADIELVPDESDADIMRLQMVILETLIVRRDVIADQTQGATLTRLLVKDGQQIEPGAVVARTEIQCKEAGEVRGIREGAEAIRRVLVVRDTDQFTVDLAGKSPNVAVDDLVVAGSEVADGIRLEESGQITRLEGNTLTIRIARPYRVSTGAVLHIDDGDLVQRGDNLVLLVFERAKTGDIIQGLPRIEELLEARKPKEACVLAERSGTAQVVYGDDETAEIKVIEDDGVVTEYPVSPGQNLLVSDGQYVQTAEPLTDGPANPHQILEVFFRFYQSQGRGIHEAAMMSLQSVQTFLVNEVQSVYQSQGIDISDKHIEVIVRQMTSKARVDDGGDTTMLPGELIEIYQVEQVNEAMAITGGAPAQYTPVLLGITKASLNTDSFISAASFQETTRVLTEAAIEGKSDWLRGLKENVIIGRLIPAGTGFNAYEEVMATDIDTAFESALLDDDMPLHDMVLDDRTARTYELEGNLGVLSDDDMVVGNDTDSDTQRRAGNGSGIAHDDDLLIDDQTEAPE; via the coding sequence ATGGCAGAGCAAGGGGCTAATCAATCGGCAGCTAAGCTGTTTAGAAATCGCACCATTGACAAGAAGCAACTCAAGAAGCTAATTTCTTGGTCATTTGCTAATTTTGGAACTGCTCGTACAGCACAGATGGCAGATCTGATTAAGGATCTAGGCTTTCGCTACGCTACCCGAGCAGGTGTATCCATCAGCGTAGAAGATTTACAGGTACCACCAAGTAAACGCCAGCTTCTAGAGTCGGCAGAAGAAGATATTCGCATTACTGAAGAACGCTATACCCGTGGCGAAATCACCGAAGTAGAGCGTTTTCAGAAAGTCATTGACACCTGGAATAGCACTAGTGAAGAGTTGAAGGATCAAGTGGTCAGCAATTTCAAGACCAATAATCCTTTAAACTCAGTCTACATGATGGCCTTTTCGGGGGCTCGTGGCAATATCTCTCAGGTGCGTCAGCTGGTTGGGATGCGGGGACTGATGGCTAATCCTCAAGGAGCCATTATTGACCTACCCATCAAAACCAATTTCCGAGAAGGCTTGACTGTAACGGAATACGTAATTTCCTCGTATGGTGCTCGTAAAGGGTTGGTCGATACAGCCCTACGGACAGCTGACTCTGGTTACCTCACTCGCCGCTTAGTGGATGTGTCCCAAGATGTCATTATCCGTGAGGCTGATTGCGGCACGGAGCGAGGGATTCCCCTACGCAGTATGACCGATGGTGAACGGGTCTTAATTCCTCTAGAAGATCGGCTATTGGGTAGGGTGCTCGCCCAGGATGTGAAGCACCCCGAAACAGGAGATATCATTGCCCACCGCAACCAAGGCCTATCGACCGATATGGCCAAGCTGATCTCTAAAGCTGGTGTGGACGAGGTTATAGTACGTTCTGCCTTGACCTGTGAGGCGTCTCGCTCTGTATGCCAGAAATGCTATGGCTGGAGCTTGGCCCATTCGGAGATGGTTGACCTCGGGGAAGCCGTGGGAATTATTGCGGCCCAGTCCATCGGTGAACCAGGAACCCAGCTGACGATGCGGACGTTCCACACGGGCGGAACCTTCACAGGCGAAATGGCTCCTCAGATTCGCGCTCGCCTCGATGGAACCCTGCAGTTGCCCAAGCGCTTTCGGAGTCGGACGTTTCGCACTCGCCATGGTGATGATGCCATGGTAATTGAAGCGAACGCTGAACTCACTATTCAGGGAGACGGGAGTAGCCAAACAGAGGCCTTAGCCCAGGGTTCCATTCTCTTTGTCAAGCCAGGAGAGACAGTTAAAAAAGGGGATCTCGTAGCAGAGATGCCAAGCACAGGTCGGGTCCGCAAGGTCACAGAAAAGGCCACTAAGGACGTGACTACAGACCTATCTGGGGAGGTCAAGTTCGCTGGTCTAATCCAAGAGGAAAAGACAGATCGTCAGGGCAACATGACTCGTTTAGCCCAACGGGGTGGATTGCTCTGGGTATTGTCAGGTGAGGTGTATAACTTGCCACCAGGGGCAGAGCCCGTCGTCAAAAATAGTGACCATGTAGAAGCCGACGGTATTTTGGCGGAAACCAGGCTGATAAGTGAGCGTGGTGGGCTAGTACGTTTGCCCCAGGAGGCTGAAGGCAATACCGTCCGAGAAGTAGAAATTATTACGGCTTCGGTGCTGTTGAATCAGGCTGCTGTCAGGATAGAAAGTGGTCAGGGGCGAGAGCATTATGTCCTTGAAACGGCCAATAATCAGCAATTTTCTCTCATTGCCACCCCAGGGACTAAGGTGACTAACAACCAGGTGGTAGCTGAGTTAGTGGATGAACGCTACCGCACCCCGACAGGCGGTATCCTTAAGTATTCCGGAGTTGAGGTCGCTAAGAAGGGGAAAGCTAAGCAGGGTTATGAGGTCGTTAAGGGAGGTACCCTGCTATGGATTCCGGAAGAGGCCCATGAGGTCAATAAGGATATTTCTCTGCTGCTGGTTGAGGACGGCCAGTATGTTGAGGCAGGTACTGAAGTCGTAAAAGACATTTTCTGTCAGAGCAATGGGGTCGTTGAGGTTGTTCAGAAAAATGACATCCTACGAGAAGTCCTGATTAAGCCTGGAGATCTGCATATGACAGATGTCTCTGAGGACCTAATGGACAAGGAAGCTACTCTAGTACCTCCTGGAGAGCAATTGACCCCGGAATTGACCATTGAGGACCTGCGTTATGTCGAATATGTTGAAACTCCTGAAGGGCCTGCTCTGTTACTACGTCCAGTAATTGAGTTCACCATACCTGATGACCCCGATGTACCTAGTCAAGAGTCGGTGAATGATGCGGGGGGTGAGATTCGCCTGCGTGCCATTCAGCGGATTCCTTATAAGGACGGAGAACGGGTGAAGTCGGTTGAGGGGCTGGAACTACTGCGTACTCAGTTACTACTGGAGATTGAACATGATGGACCCCAGCTGGCTGCTGATATCGAATTAGTCCCGGATGAGTCTGATGCAGACATCATGCGGTTACAGATGGTGATCTTGGAAACATTGATCGTTCGTCGTGATGTAATTGCAGATCAGACTCAGGGGGCTACCTTGACTCGTCTCCTAGTCAAGGATGGTCAACAAATTGAACCTGGTGCCGTTGTTGCTCGTACTGAAATCCAGTGTAAAGAAGCAGGTGAAGTTCGAGGAATCCGAGAAGGAGCTGAGGCGATTCGTCGGGTCTTGGTAGTACGGGATACTGACCAGTTTACCGTGGACTTGGCCGGCAAATCTCCCAATGTAGCTGTCGATGATTTAGTCGTCGCTGGTAGCGAAGTTGCCGATGGTATTCGCCTGGAGGAGTCGGGCCAGATTACGCGCTTGGAAGGAAATACCTTGACCATACGGATTGCTCGCCCCTATCGGGTATCGACAGGAGCTGTTTTACACATTGATGATGGTGATCTGGTCCAACGGGGTGACAACCTAGTGCTCTTGGTCTTCGAGCGGGCTAAGACCGGTGATATTATCCAAGGCTTGCCTCGAATTGAGGAACTCTTGGAAGCCCGTAAACCCAAAGAAGCCTGTGTGTTAGCTGAGCGATCTGGCACAGCTCAAGTGGTGTACGGAGATGATGAGACCGCTGAAATTAAAGTAATCGAAGATGATGGGGTGGTCACAGAGTATCCCGTTAGCCCTGGTCAAAACCTGTTGGTGTCGGATGGGCAATATGTGCAGACAGCTGAGCCGTTAACGGATGGCCCAGCTAATCCTCACCAAATTTTGGAGGTCTTCTTCCGTTTTTATCAAAGTCAGGGTCGAGGAATTCATGAAGCGGCTATGATGAGCCTGCAGAGTGTCCAAACGTTCCTGGTCAACGAGGTACAGTCTGTGTATCAGTCCCAGGGAATTGATATCTCTGATAAGCACATCGAGGTGATTGTCCGCCAGATGACTTCTAAAGCTCGGGTTGACGATGGCGGCGATACCACCATGTTGCCCGGTGAGTTGATAGAAATTTATCAGGTGGAGCAGGTCAATGAGGCCATGGCGATTACGGGAGGGGCTCCCGCCCAGTACACGCCAGTATTGCTAGGGATTACGAAAGCCTCCCTGAATACGGACAGCTTTATCTCAGCGGCTAGTTTTCAGGAGACCACTCGAGTGCTGACGGAGGCTGCCATTGAGGGTAAGTCAGACTGGCTGCGCGGATTGAAGGAAAATGTCATTATTGGCCGCTTGATTCCGGCTGGTACCGGCTTCAACGCCTATGAAGAGGTGATGGCAACTGATATTGACACCGCTTTTGAATCGGCGTTGCTAGACGATGATATGCCCCTTCATGACATGGTGCTGGATGATCGCACAGCTCGCACCTATGAGCTGGAAGGGAACTTGGGAGTGCTCTCCGATGATGACATGGTTGTCGGTAATGATACGGACTCAGATACTCAGCGTCGAGCTGGGAATGGGTCAGGAATTGCCCATGATGATGATCTGCTCATTGATGATCAGACAGAGGCTCCTGAGTAA
- a CDS encoding AbrB family transcriptional regulator, translating into MAKDTKMEPLTGKDLVKKVKELDHLSREEKAKECGYYTITKNGAPRVNMMKFLNALIEAEGIQLDNTQSDANGRGGRSASYRITVQSNGNLLIGSAYTKQMGLKPGDEFEISLGRKHIRLKQINGTDSEADDGE; encoded by the coding sequence ATGGCTAAAGATACGAAGATGGAACCCCTCACCGGTAAAGACTTAGTCAAGAAAGTCAAAGAGTTAGATCACCTCAGCAGAGAGGAAAAGGCAAAGGAGTGCGGCTACTATACCATTACTAAAAATGGTGCCCCGCGAGTCAATATGATGAAGTTCCTGAATGCCCTAATCGAGGCAGAAGGTATTCAGCTCGATAACACCCAAAGTGATGCCAATGGCCGGGGTGGTCGTAGCGCTAGCTATCGCATCACGGTGCAGTCCAACGGCAATCTGTTGATTGGCTCTGCCTATACTAAGCAGATGGGACTTAAGCCTGGCGATGAGTTTGAAATCTCCCTCGGCCGCAAGCACATTCGCCTCAAGCAAATCAATGGGACAGACTCAGAAGCAGATGATGGCGAGTAA
- the pcrA gene encoding DNA helicase PcrA translates to MTASTDFLAQLNPSQRHAVEHFCGPLLVVAGAGSGKTRALTYRIANLVLTHRVDPENILAVTFTNKAAREMKERIDVLFAEQEAQANYGKPLSALSARDLTQLKSKIYKTLTKHLWIGTFHALCARILRFDIEKYQHPNGYRWTRSFSIFDESDAQSLVKAIVTQALNLDDKKFNPRSVRYAISNAKNQNLTPDDFEREQPNYRGRVIADVYRRYQQSLAENNALDFDDLILVPVHLFQQNEQVLGYWHKRFRHILVDEYQDTNRTQYDLIRLLVTNGEAIDRFNDWQHRSVFVVGDADQSIYSFRAADFTILMNFQDDFGDRLPDDDTRTMVKLEENYRSTANILEVANHLIENNTERIDKVLRATRGEGESIFCYRADDETAEADFIVAQIRNLEFQHPELRWSDFAILYRTNAQSRAFEEVLTRYSIPYQVVGGLRFYDRREIKDVLAYLRVIANPADSVSLKRVINVPKRGVGKSTLEKLENAAQTLGGVPLWEILTDETSVKTLAGRSAKGVIAFTQLIKTYRDRLDSAKGSEILQDLLDASGYVEALKTEGTDEAYERLGNVQELYNAILQFEEENEETSLLAFLANASLASDLDSVDESGNMVSLMTLHSSKGLEFPVVFLVGLEQGLFPNFRSLEDPAATEEERRLCYVGITRAKERLFISYARERRLYGSREPASPSLFLAELPTDHITTNVGLGLPQRMTTPMRETRRKQAAAAKPGSGAHEFDWNVGDQVVHNAFGSGEVTHIFGAGNKICLAIKFPGLGRKIIDPKLSTLQRLE, encoded by the coding sequence ATGACAGCGTCCACCGACTTTTTGGCTCAACTCAATCCCTCCCAGCGGCACGCCGTAGAACACTTTTGCGGTCCCTTACTGGTGGTAGCTGGAGCCGGATCAGGGAAGACCCGGGCCCTCACCTATCGCATTGCCAACCTAGTCCTCACCCATCGCGTTGATCCTGAAAATATCCTGGCCGTCACCTTCACCAACAAAGCTGCCAGGGAGATGAAAGAGCGCATAGACGTCCTATTTGCCGAGCAAGAGGCCCAAGCCAACTATGGTAAACCCCTGTCGGCCTTATCGGCCCGCGACCTGACCCAGCTCAAATCCAAGATTTATAAGACCCTGACCAAACACCTCTGGATTGGCACCTTCCATGCCCTCTGTGCCCGCATCCTGCGGTTCGATATCGAGAAATACCAGCATCCCAACGGCTATCGTTGGACCCGCAGCTTCTCCATCTTCGACGAATCCGATGCCCAAAGCCTCGTCAAAGCCATCGTCACTCAAGCCTTAAACCTAGACGACAAAAAATTTAACCCCCGCTCCGTACGCTACGCCATCAGTAACGCCAAAAACCAGAACCTCACCCCCGATGATTTTGAACGAGAACAGCCCAACTATCGAGGCCGAGTCATCGCCGATGTCTACCGCCGCTATCAACAGTCCTTGGCCGAAAATAACGCCCTCGACTTCGACGATTTAATCCTGGTTCCCGTGCATCTGTTTCAGCAAAATGAGCAGGTGCTGGGGTACTGGCACAAACGATTTCGCCATATCCTAGTGGACGAATATCAAGACACTAATCGCACCCAGTATGATTTGATTCGCCTCCTGGTGACCAATGGGGAAGCCATTGACCGTTTCAACGACTGGCAGCACCGGTCTGTATTTGTGGTCGGGGATGCCGATCAAAGTATTTATTCCTTCCGGGCGGCCGATTTCACCATCCTGATGAACTTTCAAGATGATTTCGGCGATCGACTCCCCGACGACGACACCCGTACCATGGTGAAGCTGGAAGAAAATTACCGCTCTACCGCCAATATTCTAGAAGTAGCCAATCACCTGATCGAAAACAACACCGAGCGTATCGATAAGGTATTGCGGGCTACCCGGGGAGAAGGGGAAAGCATTTTCTGTTATCGGGCTGACGACGAGACGGCGGAGGCAGATTTTATCGTTGCCCAAATTCGGAATCTAGAGTTTCAGCACCCAGAGCTGCGCTGGAGCGACTTTGCCATTCTCTACCGCACTAATGCTCAGTCCCGGGCCTTCGAGGAAGTCCTCACCCGCTACAGTATTCCCTACCAGGTCGTGGGCGGTTTACGGTTCTATGACCGCCGCGAAATTAAAGATGTCTTGGCCTACTTGCGGGTGATTGCCAACCCCGCCGATAGCGTCAGCCTAAAGCGCGTGATCAATGTCCCCAAGCGGGGAGTCGGTAAAAGCACCCTAGAAAAACTAGAGAATGCCGCCCAAACCCTAGGCGGGGTGCCCTTGTGGGAAATCCTGACCGACGAGACCTCGGTGAAGACCCTGGCAGGGCGCTCTGCCAAGGGCGTCATAGCCTTTACTCAGCTGATTAAAACCTACCGAGACCGGTTGGACAGCGCCAAGGGCTCTGAAATCCTACAGGATCTGCTGGACGCCTCAGGGTACGTAGAGGCCCTCAAGACTGAAGGCACTGACGAAGCCTACGAGCGTCTGGGCAACGTGCAGGAACTCTACAACGCCATACTGCAGTTCGAAGAAGAAAACGAAGAGACCTCCCTGCTAGCCTTTCTAGCCAATGCTTCTCTAGCCTCCGATCTAGACAGTGTGGATGAGAGTGGCAATATGGTCTCCCTGATGACCTTACATTCCTCCAAGGGCCTGGAATTCCCGGTGGTGTTCTTAGTGGGACTAGAGCAGGGGTTATTTCCCAACTTTCGCTCCCTGGAAGATCCCGCCGCCACGGAGGAAGAACGTCGTCTCTGCTACGTCGGCATTACTCGAGCCAAAGAGCGGCTGTTTATCTCCTATGCCCGAGAACGCCGTCTCTACGGCAGTCGAGAACCTGCTAGTCCTTCCCTCTTTCTGGCAGAACTCCCGACTGACCACATCACAACCAATGTGGGTCTGGGGCTGCCCCAGCGGATGACCACTCCGATGCGGGAAACCCGGCGAAAGCAGGCAGCGGCTGCCAAACCCGGCTCTGGAGCCCATGAATTTGATTGGAATGTGGGGGACCAAGTCGTGCACAACGCTTTTGGTAGTGGGGAAGTCACCCATATTTTCGGCGCGGGTAATAAAATCTGCTTGGCGATTAAATTCCCTGGCCTAGGGCGCAAGATCATCGATCCGAAACTGTCTACCTTGCAACGGCTAGAGTAG
- a CDS encoding glycoside hydrolase family 24 protein yields the protein MMSVPTVSPKPASDTSLRSRPSQDHGPVLLTALMLLGVAWTISQWSAASPPRLGPVEWAPQPQPLAMQGGDPYIRALMRTISAAESNTRQPYHVLYGGYQVDDLSQHPETCITIVTGPNKGDCTTAAGRYQFLDTTWSAKAEKYHPQPPPWYEVWQHYSFEPQFQDAVVYRWLSDPSAWGVDLALLLRQGELQRVLKILSGTWTSLGYGIEDNSMTTRLPRIYEAMLQEELARTSAVPSKTSPGSS from the coding sequence ATGATGTCGGTGCCTACCGTGTCCCCTAAGCCAGCTTCAGATACCTCACTGCGGTCTCGACCATCCCAGGATCATGGGCCAGTGCTGCTGACGGCATTGATGCTGTTGGGAGTCGCCTGGACCATTTCCCAGTGGTCTGCAGCCTCCCCCCCTCGTCTAGGTCCGGTGGAGTGGGCACCCCAGCCGCAACCGTTGGCCATGCAAGGGGGCGATCCCTATATTCGGGCGCTGATGCGTACGATTTCAGCCGCCGAGTCGAATACTCGTCAGCCTTACCACGTACTCTATGGTGGATACCAGGTAGACGACCTGAGTCAGCATCCAGAAACCTGTATCACTATCGTCACGGGGCCTAATAAGGGCGACTGCACGACTGCGGCTGGCCGCTATCAGTTTCTCGATACCACTTGGTCTGCCAAGGCCGAGAAATACCATCCCCAGCCGCCGCCCTGGTATGAGGTCTGGCAGCATTATAGTTTTGAACCCCAGTTTCAAGATGCCGTGGTCTACCGTTGGCTCAGTGACCCGAGTGCTTGGGGAGTAGATTTAGCCTTGCTATTGCGGCAGGGGGAACTACAACGGGTGTTAAAAATTCTCTCTGGCACTTGGACCAGTTTGGGCTACGGCATCGAAGACAACAGCATGACAACTCGTCTACCCCGCATCTATGAGGCCATGCTGCAAGAAGAACTCGCTCGCACCAGTGCAGTGCCATCTAAGACGTCACCGGGCTCATCGTGA
- a CDS encoding GUN4 domain-containing protein — MQAVTLDWSYEDLTQLLAQSAWQAADQATCDVLLQAANRVQEGWLDTAAVAHLPCHLLHQLDYLWTQYSGGQFGFSVQHQIYRHAISPKALRFSHTIGWLLSDKSPLAFCKPYSRLTFDLEAPPGHLPALWYWQLPWQQSWIAGGFGVRRDFGFGDAALLDAMMLRFERCQFVA; from the coding sequence ATGCAAGCTGTTACCCTCGATTGGAGTTACGAAGATCTGACCCAACTGTTAGCCCAATCCGCTTGGCAGGCTGCCGACCAAGCCACCTGCGATGTCCTTCTACAAGCTGCTAATCGAGTCCAGGAAGGCTGGCTAGATACCGCTGCAGTTGCCCATCTGCCTTGCCACCTACTGCATCAACTCGATTATCTCTGGACCCAGTACAGCGGTGGTCAGTTTGGCTTCTCAGTGCAACATCAGATTTATCGCCATGCCATTTCCCCCAAAGCCCTGCGTTTCAGCCACACTATCGGCTGGCTCCTCTCTGATAAGTCGCCCCTGGCCTTTTGTAAACCCTACTCCCGGCTAACCTTCGACCTAGAGGCACCACCTGGTCATCTGCCCGCCCTATGGTACTGGCAACTCCCTTGGCAGCAGTCCTGGATAGCCGGTGGTTTTGGCGTCCGTCGTGATTTTGGCTTCGGTGATGCCGCCCTCCTCGACGCTATGATGTTGCGGTTCGAACGCTGTCAGTTCGTCGCCTAA
- a CDS encoding Rrf2 family transcriptional regulator: protein MKLTTRGHYSVKALLDLSLQPPTQPVSVTAIARRQELPAPYLEKLLLELRRAGLVDSVRGAQGGYRLAKAPDQISLGQILEAVGETIDPLPRHQPQMEQAEDWVTFTVWRRLHQKLKEALYSISLEDLYYDARSWQAAQGEDASFVV, encoded by the coding sequence ATGAAGTTAACGACTCGCGGTCATTACAGTGTTAAGGCCCTACTCGATCTCAGCCTACAACCGCCGACGCAACCAGTCTCAGTGACTGCGATCGCACGTCGCCAAGAGTTACCGGCTCCCTATTTAGAAAAACTGTTGTTGGAGCTGCGCCGAGCCGGGCTAGTGGACTCTGTGCGGGGAGCCCAAGGGGGCTATCGCTTGGCCAAGGCTCCAGACCAAATTTCCCTGGGCCAAATTCTAGAGGCCGTGGGCGAAACCATCGACCCGTTACCACGCCACCAACCGCAGATGGAACAGGCAGAGGACTGGGTTACCTTTACCGTCTGGAGACGGCTGCATCAAAAGCTTAAAGAAGCCCTCTACAGCATTTCCCTAGAGGATCTGTATTACGACGCCCGCAGTTGGCAAGCCGCCCAAGGGGAAGATGCCAGCTTCGTGGTATGA